In the Spirochaeta lutea genome, one interval contains:
- a CDS encoding MerR family transcriptional regulator: protein MTEYGYSTVSSAGEHEAIHIRFPQGLSCPRLAKLMGRHPNTLRRYEEWGFIEPVRRQPNGYRIYTPRQIIQALFAVTALRAGFQDWQGRRRVKSMISLIVEGSYSEASILLDHHRRDLEERLTHALEVKEIVTSRGACSPGCTQPNTETPGLSRKAAAAELGISPHTIRDWERNALVTPDYGKHHWRLYHPHHLDQLRIIRMLRQAGYSYMGILSLLYGSTSSEDLTFARDTWDQTLTRLIDDSRRMDELLAELILLKTRSMGLPLEG from the coding sequence ATGACCGAATATGGATATTCCACGGTGAGCTCGGCTGGGGAGCATGAAGCGATTCACATCCGGTTCCCCCAGGGGCTCTCCTGCCCCAGGCTTGCCAAACTCATGGGACGCCACCCCAATACCCTCCGACGATATGAAGAATGGGGCTTCATTGAACCTGTTCGCCGGCAGCCCAACGGATACCGTATATACACTCCCAGACAAATCATTCAAGCCCTGTTTGCGGTCACGGCCCTACGGGCAGGCTTCCAGGACTGGCAGGGCCGGAGACGGGTAAAATCCATGATTTCCCTCATTGTAGAAGGATCATATTCCGAGGCTTCCATCCTCTTGGACCATCACCGCCGGGACCTGGAGGAACGGCTAACCCATGCTCTGGAGGTAAAGGAGATTGTAACGTCCCGGGGAGCCTGTTCTCCGGGGTGTACCCAACCGAATACCGAAACACCCGGCCTTTCCCGAAAGGCAGCCGCCGCAGAGCTGGGAATTTCCCCCCATACCATCCGGGATTGGGAACGAAATGCTCTGGTAACCCCGGACTACGGTAAGCATCACTGGCGGCTCTACCATCCCCACCACCTGGATCAGCTGCGGATCATTCGCATGCTCCGCCAGGCGGGTTACAGCTACATGGGAATACTAAGCCTGCTTTATGGCTCAACCAGCAGCGAAGACCTGACCTTTGCCCGGGATACCTGGGATCAAACCTTGACGAGATTAATCGATGATTCCCGACGCATGGATGAGTTACTCGCCGAGCTCATCCTCCTAAAAACAAGATCCATGGGGCTACCCCTGGAAGGGTAA